The following coding sequences are from one Luteolibacter yonseiensis window:
- a CDS encoding LysR family transcriptional regulator yields the protein MRAFVAVVEEGSFTLAARRIFVTQSAVSHSLRTLEEQLSCRLLDRTGKRVAVTAEGELLLRRCKRVIFELEQASRDLDGLRRWGQTRIRIGAPHSLCHFLIPSVLREFRDCFPRCEPVIEAGDTTVLLDRLAGADLDLVVGLKPRGRGDEGYRPMFKDRLAFVVSPFHPWAGDHSSVLSTINDHQFIIYAKATETHRLIEDWLEQKGGRGKKPLVLGDMQAIKEMAKLGIGVGIVAPWVAAREIADGSLKVVNINEPGIEREWGVFHSPKREPSLVEEAFIGLCEMAFAAMPSSLTE from the coding sequence TTGAGGGCATTTGTTGCCGTGGTGGAAGAAGGCAGTTTCACGCTCGCCGCCCGCAGGATATTCGTGACGCAGTCGGCTGTGAGTCATTCACTCAGAACATTGGAAGAGCAACTTTCATGCCGCCTGCTGGACAGGACCGGGAAACGGGTGGCGGTCACCGCGGAAGGGGAACTCCTGCTCCGGCGATGCAAGCGGGTGATTTTCGAACTGGAGCAGGCGAGCCGCGATCTCGATGGATTGCGCCGCTGGGGACAAACCCGCATCCGCATCGGAGCTCCCCACAGCCTCTGTCACTTTCTCATCCCTTCTGTGCTGCGCGAGTTCCGCGATTGCTTTCCCCGATGCGAACCGGTCATCGAGGCAGGCGACACCACCGTGCTTCTGGACCGCCTGGCTGGTGCGGATCTCGATCTGGTGGTCGGACTGAAGCCAAGGGGCAGGGGAGATGAGGGTTACCGCCCCATGTTCAAGGACCGTCTGGCATTCGTGGTATCACCCTTCCATCCTTGGGCGGGGGATCATTCGTCGGTGCTCTCCACGATCAACGACCACCAGTTCATCATCTATGCTAAGGCCACCGAGACCCACCGTCTGATCGAAGATTGGCTGGAACAAAAAGGAGGACGGGGCAAGAAGCCGCTGGTCCTAGGCGACATGCAGGCCATCAAGGAAATGGCGAAACTCGGAATCGGCGTGGGGATAGTCGCTCCCTGGGTGGCCGCACGGGAGATCGCGGACGGCAGCCTGAAGGTGGTGAACATCAACGAACCCGGCATCGAACGCGAATGGGGCGTCTTCCACTCGCCGAAACGGGAACCGAGCCTGGTTGAGGAAGCGTTCATCGGTCTTTGTGAAATGGCGTTCGCCGCGATGCCCAGCAGCCTGACCGAGTGA
- a CDS encoding ABC transporter substrate-binding protein produces the protein MEISGSQTSGKHSIRLGYVPLSDCAPIAVAKETGIFERYGLNVVLSRELGWASVRDKMFYGDLEAAQSIAGIAFALGMGLGELRCEVAVPLILNLHGNAITLSSELKTSDIGKGEGLQKYLTHSWKKDRPFTLAATHRYSSHHILLNQWLRRHGLSTPSDVEIIFLPPPLMPRHLKAGHIDGYCVGEPWNSESILAGTGWCPATSSDLSHGHPEKVLLLSGKFLRERKDESTALAAALLDACKLCQDPGFRNEMISILALKEYTGASERILRNSLSGQFNTGIGSSNHTAFHVFHGESVNRPTVEKASWVLAGLRGIGILPDVTAGSLSRIYREDLFHAATLCSQGA, from the coding sequence ATGGAAATTTCCGGAAGCCAGACCAGTGGCAAACACTCGATCCGTTTGGGATATGTCCCCTTGAGTGACTGCGCCCCCATCGCGGTTGCGAAGGAGACGGGGATTTTCGAACGTTACGGACTCAACGTCGTCCTTTCCCGCGAACTCGGCTGGGCGAGCGTGAGGGACAAGATGTTCTATGGGGATCTTGAAGCCGCCCAATCCATCGCGGGCATCGCATTCGCCCTCGGAATGGGGCTGGGCGAGCTTCGCTGTGAAGTCGCGGTTCCCCTGATCCTCAATCTCCACGGCAACGCCATCACCCTGTCCAGCGAACTGAAAACCTCGGATATAGGAAAGGGCGAAGGACTGCAGAAATACCTCACCCACTCTTGGAAGAAGGACCGGCCTTTCACCCTTGCCGCGACGCATCGTTACTCGTCACATCATATCCTGCTCAACCAATGGCTCAGGCGGCACGGCCTTTCCACGCCGTCGGACGTGGAAATCATTTTCCTTCCCCCGCCTCTCATGCCGCGCCACCTGAAGGCGGGGCATATCGATGGGTACTGTGTGGGGGAGCCATGGAATTCGGAGTCGATTCTCGCTGGCACGGGCTGGTGTCCGGCCACCTCTTCGGATCTTTCCCATGGGCATCCCGAGAAGGTCCTTCTGCTCTCCGGGAAATTCCTGCGCGAGCGCAAGGATGAATCCACCGCATTGGCCGCGGCTCTTTTGGACGCATGCAAGTTATGCCAGGATCCGGGTTTCAGAAATGAAATGATCTCTATCCTGGCCCTCAAGGAGTATACGGGAGCATCCGAGCGGATCCTGAGGAACAGCCTCAGCGGACAGTTCAACACCGGCATCGGCTCCTCGAATCACACAGCGTTTCATGTCTTTCATGGTGAGTCCGTGAACCGCCCGACGGTGGAGAAGGCATCATGGGTTCTCGCGGGTCTGCGCGGCATCGGCATACTGCCGGATGTCACGGCCGGCTCGCTTTCACGTATCTATCGGGAAGACCTGTTCCATGCCGCCACGCTGTGTTCGCAAGGTGCATGA
- the ntrB gene encoding nitrate ABC transporter permease — MKLFYQLRLDAILLPLIALLICLGGWALIAGHGKTTVSIDDWGDKVTKTERFGLSKNLPSPAETWTASKPYIVEPFAKRGELDQGILRFAWLSLKLVAQGYAIALLLGTPIGFLLGLSKNFTRAFDPIIQILRPVSPLAWLPLGMVLFSGLKIMDADGRSVFGTSDAAALFTIAICAMWPTVLNTAVGVRAVPQDYLNVARVLKLSKTKTLFKILIPSALPYMFTGFRLSLGIAWLVIVAVEMLIGKPGVGGFLWQQYNANSYAHIILSILTIGFIGYVLDRAMSMIEGRFRSA; from the coding sequence ATGAAACTCTTCTACCAACTCAGGCTCGACGCCATTCTCCTCCCGCTCATCGCGTTGCTCATCTGCCTCGGCGGCTGGGCGCTGATCGCCGGGCATGGGAAGACCACTGTCTCCATCGACGACTGGGGTGACAAGGTCACGAAAACCGAACGTTTCGGATTGTCCAAGAATCTCCCCTCTCCCGCCGAGACATGGACCGCCAGCAAGCCCTACATCGTGGAGCCTTTCGCGAAACGTGGCGAACTGGACCAGGGGATTCTCCGCTTCGCGTGGTTGTCCCTGAAGCTCGTCGCCCAAGGATATGCCATCGCGCTGCTTCTCGGCACACCGATCGGTTTTCTCCTTGGGTTGTCAAAGAACTTCACCCGTGCGTTTGACCCGATCATCCAGATCCTGCGCCCCGTGTCGCCGCTTGCCTGGCTGCCTCTTGGAATGGTCCTCTTCAGCGGCCTGAAAATCATGGATGCGGATGGCCGTTCGGTCTTCGGTACCTCCGATGCCGCGGCCCTCTTCACCATCGCCATCTGCGCCATGTGGCCCACGGTGCTAAATACGGCGGTGGGCGTCAGGGCTGTGCCTCAGGATTACCTGAACGTGGCACGGGTTCTGAAACTCTCGAAGACCAAGACCCTTTTCAAGATCCTCATTCCTTCCGCACTGCCTTACATGTTCACCGGGTTCCGGCTGTCGCTGGGGATCGCCTGGCTGGTCATTGTGGCGGTGGAGATGCTCATCGGAAAGCCCGGTGTCGGCGGATTCCTCTGGCAGCAGTACAACGCGAACAGCTACGCCCACATCATTCTTTCCATCCTCACCATCGGATTCATCGGCTATGTGTTGGACCGCGCGATGAGCATGATCGAAGGACGTTTCCGCTCGGCCTGA
- a CDS encoding ABC transporter ATP-binding protein has translation MTPILELSGVTKTFGRAHELATVLRNVDLTVREGDFVSIIGYSGTGKSTLINLIAGLLKPSAGSAMMDGKTIDGPGPERGIVFQNYSLLPWLTVSENVRLAVDQLFPDKSARERKEHTARYVDMVKLTPASHKYPKELSGGMRQRVSVARTLAANPRILLLDEPLSALDALTRATLQDEIADIWHKNRTTVIWITNDPDEALLVADRVIPLLPGRDGATLGGEISVNIPRPRLRNEVLKSLEFKDLKLQLVETLLNAKRDTAPTVTKKLAAPDILPEDLAHRRASSLFNRPTPRRRSQLEREELSIEAS, from the coding sequence ATGACACCCATCCTCGAACTCTCCGGCGTCACGAAGACTTTCGGCCGCGCCCATGAACTTGCCACCGTCCTGCGGAATGTTGATCTCACGGTGCGTGAAGGTGACTTCGTTTCCATCATCGGCTACTCCGGCACCGGCAAGAGCACGCTCATCAATCTCATCGCGGGCCTGCTGAAACCATCCGCAGGGTCCGCGATGATGGATGGAAAAACCATCGACGGTCCCGGGCCGGAGCGCGGCATCGTTTTCCAAAACTACTCCCTGCTTCCATGGCTCACTGTTTCGGAAAACGTCCGGCTCGCCGTGGACCAGCTTTTCCCGGACAAGAGCGCGCGGGAGCGGAAGGAACATACCGCGAGATACGTGGACATGGTGAAGCTCACCCCGGCCTCCCACAAGTATCCCAAGGAGCTTTCCGGCGGCATGCGCCAACGCGTGTCCGTCGCACGCACCCTCGCGGCGAATCCCCGCATCCTCCTGTTGGATGAACCGCTTTCTGCCCTGGACGCCCTCACCCGCGCGACCCTGCAGGATGAGATCGCCGACATCTGGCACAAGAACCGCACCACCGTCATCTGGATCACCAACGACCCCGATGAGGCGCTGCTGGTCGCGGACCGGGTCATCCCGCTGCTCCCCGGTCGCGATGGTGCGACCCTCGGCGGTGAAATTTCCGTAAACATTCCGCGTCCGCGCCTGCGCAACGAGGTGTTGAAATCCCTCGAATTCAAGGATCTCAAGCTCCAACTCGTCGAGACGCTGTTGAATGCGAAACGCGACACCGCGCCTACGGTCACCAAAAAGCTCGCGGCTCCGGACATCCTTCCGGAAGACCTCGCGCACCGCCGCGCATCCTCCCTGTTCAACCGCCCCACCCCTCGCAGACGCTCACAACTGGAGCGTGAGGAACTCAGCATCGAAGCATCATGA
- a CDS encoding S10 family peptidase codes for MRRFILPVCCSLSLIASVAAEPEKSNDAKKDDAPAKAAEPTTRESSVTIDGKKVPYKVTTGKLQLKADDGKPRASIFHVSYERTDSNDPTTRPVMFAFNGGPGSSAVWLHIGVLGPKIVKLTGDGTQPPSPPVHLTENPLSILDVCDLVFIDPVSTGYSRAEKDVQPGDFHGLDEDIQSVGDFIRRWVSEHERWASPKYLLGESYGGIRAAGLSHHLQNRYGMSLNGVVMLSTLLDFSTLQPAQGNDLAYQVFLPSLVGTAHFHKKITGDRDQLVKDSTAFAFGEYAAALLKGSDLDPATRDAVAAKLEKFTGVGAAIWIQHDLRLDSTSFRSELLRSEGKVVGRFDARVAWDTTDKAASTPEYDPSYSLAYGAFATAMMDYLGRDLGYKEEQPYEILTSKVQPWKWNTSNSVVNLSGRLATAMRDNPKLRVLVMGGYTDLATPPTGVAYSVRHMLNLPENARKNISTTYYDGGHMFYLNPPDLIKCRKDIVNFIQAPTP; via the coding sequence ATGCGACGATTCATTCTCCCAGTTTGTTGTTCCCTGAGTCTGATTGCCTCTGTGGCCGCGGAGCCGGAAAAATCCAATGACGCCAAAAAAGATGACGCGCCGGCGAAAGCCGCGGAGCCTACCACACGTGAGTCGAGTGTGACGATCGATGGGAAAAAGGTTCCTTACAAGGTCACCACCGGAAAACTCCAGCTCAAGGCTGACGACGGCAAGCCGCGCGCGTCCATTTTCCACGTGAGCTACGAGCGCACGGATTCCAATGATCCGACGACGCGGCCGGTGATGTTCGCCTTCAATGGAGGTCCCGGATCGTCCGCCGTGTGGCTCCACATCGGTGTGCTGGGCCCGAAGATCGTCAAGCTCACGGGCGACGGCACGCAGCCCCCCTCCCCGCCTGTCCATCTAACAGAAAATCCCCTGAGCATCCTCGATGTTTGCGATCTGGTGTTCATCGACCCTGTATCCACTGGTTACAGCCGTGCGGAGAAGGACGTCCAGCCCGGTGATTTCCACGGACTGGACGAAGACATCCAATCGGTCGGAGACTTCATCCGCCGCTGGGTCAGCGAGCACGAGCGCTGGGCCTCGCCCAAGTATCTGTTGGGAGAATCCTACGGAGGCATCCGGGCGGCCGGGTTGTCCCATCATTTGCAAAACCGCTATGGAATGAGCCTCAATGGCGTGGTGATGCTCTCGACCTTGCTGGATTTCTCCACGCTCCAGCCCGCCCAAGGGAACGATCTTGCTTATCAGGTTTTCCTGCCATCGCTTGTCGGCACCGCCCACTTCCACAAGAAGATCACCGGGGATCGCGATCAACTCGTGAAGGACAGCACCGCATTCGCGTTCGGCGAATATGCGGCGGCCTTGCTCAAGGGTTCCGATCTGGATCCTGCCACACGCGATGCCGTCGCCGCGAAGCTGGAGAAATTCACCGGAGTCGGCGCCGCCATATGGATCCAGCACGACCTGCGTCTGGACTCCACATCCTTCCGTAGCGAACTCCTGCGGAGTGAGGGAAAGGTTGTCGGACGGTTTGACGCGCGTGTCGCGTGGGATACCACGGACAAGGCCGCCAGTACACCGGAATACGATCCCTCTTATTCCCTCGCCTACGGGGCCTTCGCCACCGCGATGATGGATTATCTGGGACGTGATCTGGGCTACAAGGAAGAACAGCCTTACGAAATCCTGACGAGCAAGGTCCAGCCCTGGAAGTGGAATACGAGCAACTCCGTGGTCAATCTCAGCGGACGCCTCGCCACCGCGATGCGCGACAATCCGAAACTCCGCGTGCTTGTGATGGGAGGATACACCGATCTCGCCACGCCTCCGACCGGCGTGGCATATTCCGTCCGCCACATGTTGAATCTTCCGGAAAACGCCCGGAAGAACATTTCGACCACCTACTATGATGGCGGTCACATGTTCTACCTCAATCCACCGGACCTGATCAAATGCCGCAAGGACATTGTGAACTTCATCCAGGCTCCCACGCCGTGA
- a CDS encoding CmpA/NrtA family ABC transporter substrate-binding protein: METQSSLTRRKFLSTSTKTTALGLLASGLPAGWLGAQTSGEAPESPNVNFGIIALTDCSPIIIAHEKGLFKKYGINSTVTKGASWAAIRDSLSNGDIQATHMLLGMPIASTMGLGGAPKKPMIAPWILNRNGQSISLASSLKGKVAADPKALKPLVDAAKAKGSPMSFAMTFPPGTHAMWLRYWLAAGGIHPGDAAGAGADISLITIPPPQMVANMQAGKMDGFCVGEPWNGKAIKDEIGFTAINTQDIWKDHPEKVCAFTEEFAAKNPKTVKAVLKALHEASVWLDKMDNRPEQAKIVSAPTYINCPPEAILPRLQGKYDMGDGRKVRDPNYMIFSDRNCNYPQLKYGKWWLTQLRRWGFTEGAPDYEGIAKQVMRSDIYEEAMKEIGYAHGGASKEKDTFFDGGVFDPAGDMEAYAASFSVKTIKG; the protein is encoded by the coding sequence ATGGAAACACAATCCTCCCTCACCCGCCGGAAGTTCCTCTCCACTTCCACGAAGACCACCGCGCTCGGACTTCTCGCCTCCGGTCTGCCTGCCGGCTGGCTGGGAGCCCAAACGTCCGGTGAAGCTCCGGAGTCGCCGAATGTGAACTTCGGAATCATCGCCCTGACCGATTGTTCGCCTATCATCATCGCTCATGAAAAGGGCCTGTTCAAAAAATATGGCATCAACTCCACAGTGACCAAAGGCGCGAGCTGGGCGGCCATCCGGGACTCGCTTTCCAATGGCGACATTCAGGCAACCCACATGCTGTTGGGCATGCCGATCGCCTCCACCATGGGTCTCGGAGGTGCTCCGAAGAAGCCGATGATCGCGCCGTGGATTCTCAACCGCAATGGACAATCCATCAGCCTGGCCAGCTCGCTCAAGGGCAAGGTCGCCGCGGATCCCAAGGCTCTCAAACCTCTGGTGGATGCGGCGAAGGCGAAGGGTTCCCCCATGTCCTTCGCCATGACATTCCCACCGGGCACCCATGCCATGTGGCTGCGCTACTGGCTTGCCGCCGGTGGCATCCATCCCGGCGACGCGGCGGGTGCCGGAGCGGACATCTCGCTCATCACGATCCCGCCCCCACAGATGGTGGCGAACATGCAGGCGGGAAAGATGGACGGCTTCTGTGTGGGAGAACCTTGGAATGGCAAGGCAATCAAGGATGAGATCGGTTTCACTGCGATCAATACCCAGGACATCTGGAAAGATCATCCGGAGAAAGTCTGTGCCTTCACCGAGGAGTTCGCCGCGAAGAATCCCAAGACCGTGAAGGCGGTGCTCAAGGCGCTTCACGAGGCCAGCGTCTGGCTGGACAAGATGGACAACCGCCCCGAGCAGGCGAAAATCGTCAGCGCGCCGACCTACATCAACTGTCCGCCGGAAGCCATTCTGCCAAGACTTCAAGGCAAGTATGACATGGGGGACGGCCGCAAGGTCCGGGATCCGAATTACATGATCTTCAGCGACAGGAACTGCAACTACCCACAGCTCAAGTATGGAAAATGGTGGCTTACCCAGCTCCGCCGCTGGGGCTTCACCGAGGGCGCGCCCGACTACGAAGGCATCGCCAAACAGGTCATGCGTTCCGACATTTACGAGGAGGCGATGAAGGAGATCGGATACGCCCATGGCGGTGCCAGTAAGGAGAAGGACACGTTCTTCGACGGAGGAGTGTTCGATCCCGCCGGTGACATGGAAGCCTATGCCGCCTCCTTCTCGGTGAAAACGATCAAGGGCTGA
- a CDS encoding alginate export family protein, translating to MKTPFALFLSTAGLLHAGTPDLESTLAAKPEPWIKPVIDIRARYEFGDVDAFDPSHALTVRERLGLKTKAWNGFSALIEGEFSQAVIDDYNGGAGPTADPFDPANTAIFDPETNELNQAFLQYEGFDTTAKIGRQRLIYDNAAFIGNVGWRQNEQTYDGITLANKSIDGLTLNYGYINQVNRIFGSDADSEIGFLPGFANVQDLQSEIHLLNASYTGFGGVTLGGYAYIMNFEELGAWDNNTFGASAKGTLGGVVLYGELAFQDKAGVLGEQDALYGHATATKTFGKQSLTVGLEHLDAGFKTPLATVHAFNGFADVTDGARLSGAHNGLTDLYVSHTIPLFYGIKWTNVLHAMGDNEISSGYGWEYDSVLTKKFDDNFTAIAKFAQFESEGDAYVGPSGSPGLPTATRVSIELDYTF from the coding sequence ATGAAGACGCCATTCGCATTGTTCTTATCCACCGCCGGCCTGCTCCATGCGGGAACTCCCGATTTGGAATCCACGCTTGCCGCCAAGCCCGAGCCATGGATCAAACCCGTCATCGACATCCGTGCCCGCTATGAGTTCGGCGATGTGGATGCCTTCGACCCCTCCCATGCCCTGACGGTCCGCGAGCGTCTGGGACTCAAAACCAAGGCATGGAATGGGTTCAGCGCGTTGATCGAAGGTGAGTTCAGCCAGGCCGTGATCGATGACTACAACGGAGGCGCCGGTCCTACGGCCGACCCGTTCGACCCGGCCAACACCGCCATCTTCGACCCGGAGACCAACGAGTTGAACCAAGCTTTCCTGCAATACGAAGGCTTCGACACCACGGCCAAGATCGGCCGGCAGCGCCTGATCTACGACAACGCGGCATTCATTGGCAATGTGGGCTGGCGCCAGAATGAACAAACCTATGATGGCATCACGTTGGCGAACAAGTCGATCGACGGACTCACCTTGAACTACGGCTATATCAACCAGGTGAACCGTATCTTCGGTTCGGACGCCGATTCCGAAATCGGCTTCCTGCCGGGCTTCGCAAATGTCCAGGATCTTCAATCCGAAATCCACCTCCTCAATGCCTCCTATACGGGTTTCGGCGGTGTGACGCTCGGCGGTTACGCCTATATCATGAACTTCGAGGAACTCGGGGCATGGGATAACAACACCTTCGGTGCGAGCGCCAAGGGAACGCTCGGTGGCGTGGTGCTGTATGGCGAGCTGGCCTTCCAGGACAAGGCCGGTGTGCTGGGAGAGCAAGACGCGCTGTATGGTCACGCCACCGCAACGAAGACCTTCGGAAAGCAGTCGCTGACGGTGGGCCTCGAACATCTTGATGCAGGATTCAAGACCCCGCTCGCCACGGTGCATGCGTTCAACGGCTTCGCGGATGTCACCGACGGCGCCCGCTTGTCCGGTGCCCACAACGGTCTCACGGATCTCTACGTTTCGCACACCATCCCGCTCTTTTACGGTATCAAGTGGACGAACGTGCTGCATGCCATGGGGGACAACGAGATCTCCAGCGGCTACGGATGGGAATATGATTCGGTGCTTACCAAGAAGTTCGACGACAACTTCACCGCAATCGCCAAATTCGCCCAGTTCGAGTCCGAAGGGGATGCCTACGTCGGACCTTCCGGTTCGCCGGGACTCCCGACGGCCACCCGCGTATCCATCGAACTGGACTACACTTTCTGA
- a CDS encoding ABC transporter ATP-binding protein has translation MSTAPVLELFKLSKAYPTPKGPAVIVKDFTLNFAAGEFITLIGHSGCGKSTVLSMVAGLTDATDGAMILAGKETNEAGPDRGVVFQSPCLLPWMTAFENVMLGVNQVYYTASKQERRELAEYYLSVVGLGNAMHKYPADLSQGMRQRVGIARAFALQPKMLLLDEPFGMLDSLTKMELQEVLLALWRRNKLTTLMVTHDVDEAIFLSDRVVMMTDGPEAEVGDILTIPFARPRVRAEVMADPRYLEIRNHLLTFLNERSHIRPSRIAAVKPGEMATAGSTHAPHSALQAH, from the coding sequence ATGAGCACCGCACCCGTTCTCGAACTTTTCAAGCTGTCCAAGGCTTATCCCACGCCCAAAGGCCCCGCCGTCATCGTGAAGGACTTCACGCTGAACTTCGCGGCCGGAGAATTCATCACCCTCATCGGCCACTCCGGTTGCGGAAAATCCACCGTGCTCTCGATGGTGGCCGGACTTACGGATGCCACCGATGGCGCCATGATCCTCGCCGGCAAGGAAACCAACGAGGCCGGTCCGGACCGCGGCGTCGTCTTCCAATCGCCGTGCCTGCTGCCTTGGATGACCGCGTTTGAAAACGTCATGCTCGGCGTCAACCAGGTCTATTACACCGCGTCCAAACAGGAACGCCGGGAACTGGCGGAATATTATCTCTCGGTGGTCGGCCTCGGAAACGCGATGCACAAATACCCGGCGGATCTCTCCCAAGGCATGCGCCAGCGCGTCGGCATCGCACGCGCCTTCGCCCTCCAACCGAAGATGCTCCTGCTGGACGAACCCTTCGGCATGCTCGATTCCCTTACTAAAATGGAACTGCAGGAAGTCCTGCTGGCCCTATGGCGCAGGAACAAGCTCACCACCCTCATGGTCACGCACGATGTGGACGAAGCCATCTTCCTTTCTGATCGTGTCGTGATGATGACGGACGGACCTGAAGCGGAGGTCGGCGACATCCTCACCATCCCTTTCGCCCGGCCACGCGTGCGTGCGGAAGTGATGGCGGATCCCCGGTATCTGGAAATCCGCAACCACCTTCTCACCTTTCTCAACGAGCGTTCGCACATCCGTCCCAGCAGGATCGCCGCAGTGAAGCCAGGGGAGATGGCGACGGCCGGATCAACCCACGCCCCGCATTCGGCCCTGCAAGCGCATTGA